The window TCTGTCTGCGACCAACATGCACCAGCAGCTCATGGGCAAGCAGCCTAACCGCTCTAGATCTGTTAGTTATAAATTTACCATCAGGCACAAAAACTGTTTTCTGACTACCAACGATATAAAGCGCATTTCCCCTTTTTGCTTTTTTTATCTGCCAACCAAGATTTATTAGCCCAAGGCCCTCCATGACATTTCTTACTGCCTCACCATAACTCATGCCCACCTCTACATTTGACCGTATGGTTCGGAGCTGGTTTTTAAAAATTCGATTAAACATCTTGCGATAGTAATCAAAGCACTCGTCTGATGGCTTGTAGTGAGTGTTGAGTTTCAGGTCGATATCTACCAATTCACAGAATTTATCAAACAAGTTTTGCGTTTTAGTAGTAGCTGAACGTTGAGCAAGATAAGCAACAATTTCCTCTAGCCCTGCCATGTCAGGCGCGCCGTACTTCTCGGCCATTAATTTTCTGTACTTATCGACATCTCTAGAGATACTGGCTTCGATTAAGTCAGCACTCAATTTATCGAATCTTGCTAGGTTCAACTTACTGCTATTTGTTAGTCTTAATCGCATATCAGGAAAACGAGTCTTATCTTGTAAGAATTTCTGACATTCCGCATCGAGGGTTTTGAGGCGACTAGCATTATAAAAACTTCTAAGCGACTTCATCTTACTTATCCAGTAGTTCACCAATATATTTGTTAAAGGCTTGCATCTTTGTGTCTACAAACGATCCCGACAGTAGCTGAGGCGATGAGTTAACTTCAAGCACATAATATTCTCTGGTTGACTTGTTCATCAATATGTCGACGCCAGCAACTTCTATATTTGACTGAACCGCTGATTTTTCGGCCATTTGTATAACTTCACTTGGCAGCTTGTCTAGCTCGATTAAAGTAGCTTCTCCGCCAGCTGAAACATTATTAAGATGGCTACCACTTACAGCTCGACGATGAATGACTAATACTGCTCGGCCACCCAATACCAACACTCGATAATCACCATCGTTTTCTATAAATGGCTGCACGACATAAGTAATCGTTGGATCTAGCTCCAAGACTCTTTTGAGTTGATCGATATCTGTTATCAGGTGATTGTTTTTGCCCTTGCGACCAACAATATCTTTCAGGATAAAAGGATATGAGTATGGCAATTTATCTGCATTAGCAAGTTCGAGCAACAGTCTGTTCGAAGTATGAAAACTGGGTATAACTGGTATGTTGGCTTCTGCCCGCAGGCCATCACCAGACAGCTTCGAGTAAAAGCCCGACCGATACATTGAGTCGATATATGGCTTATCGGCTGCTTTCAGCGCCTGTACACACAGACTTACCTGGGTTCTGTTGTTGCGTGTTGTTCTAAAAAATACCAAATCATAATCACATATATTGTTGCCAGAGATATTATCAATCACTAGAGGTGATTTGCCTGTATTAACCTCAAATAACAGGTCTTCGAGGGTAGAAATATCAACCCGAAGGTTATCGATACCAGTTTCCATGGCGTCCTTGAATGGACCCAACGCGAGCGATTTTTTTGACGCAGGTCGAGCGTGCAGCAGGACTAGTACTTTTCGACTTGATTTCATGCTTAGATTATGTCATACTTATGCAAATATGTCCAGTGTATTGATTGTTTCGAGGCCTAAAGTTCAGGATGGTTCTAGGCTAAACCTAAACTATAAAATCGGTGATTACGAGCATACAATTCGGTTTGATTTTTTCCGCAACATTCCAGATACACAAGCTGTAACGAGTCTCTTGAATTGGCTTGCGCTGACCTATGCTACGTATATCTTTGATATCGAATTTCCAGATGTCGTCGACGTCGAGTTTGCGCTAAGTGACGCAGAGAGGATATTCTTCGAAAAACTTTACGACCTTGGCATGCGCGAGTTCAAATACCTAAACAAGATCGAGGTCTCCAAAACTCCCACGATTAGTAGTCCTAGTAAAACACAGAAAACGTTTGGCAGCACAAAGACTCCTACAGCCCAAAAGGTCTTGTTAATGAATGGTGGCGGTAAAGACGGCGTAGCCGGGAGTGTAATTCTAGACTTAGCTGGTGTTGATTTTTCTTGGTTCTCGGTTAACCCCGGAGTAAGTCAGCTAAACATAGTAAACAAATCGACACAGGGATCGGTCAATGTTAAACGGGCTATTGGTAGACAAACTATATGGGAGCGAGCTCAATACAAGGGCCACAAGCCTACGAGCTCAGGACTGGCGATTATTGGGCTACTAACTGCACTGATTTATGACTACACCGATATTGTAACTTCCAACGAGCAGGCTGCCAATGAAGCCACAATCATTCATAACGGATTTGCTGTCAACCACCAATACACAAAATCTGCGGAATTCGAGCAAGATCTGCAAGCGCTCTGCCACGAACACGGTATCAATATAAGATATTGGAGTATCCTAAGGCCACTAAAAGAAAACGAAATACTAAAGATAATTGAAAGACACCAACCAGCTTCCATTAGCCAGATCACTAGTTGTAATCATGGTTTTTTAACAGGCACTTGGTGCTTAAACTGCACAAAATGTGCCTTTGTCGCGCTTTCTTTTGCAACTTACGCCCCGATAGCATATGGCAAAATCTGGCCTATCAATCGCCCGTTAGACAATCTTGGTATTGTGCCCAGCTTAAAAGATCTGCTAGAAGCAGATAAACCTTTTGAATGTATTG of the Candidatus Nomurabacteria bacterium genome contains:
- a CDS encoding DUF1704 domain-containing protein, yielding MKSLRSFYNASRLKTLDAECQKFLQDKTRFPDMRLRLTNSSKLNLARFDKLSADLIEASISRDVDKYRKLMAEKYGAPDMAGLEEIVAYLAQRSATTKTQNLFDKFCELVDIDLKLNTHYKPSDECFDYYRKMFNRIFKNQLRTIRSNVEVGMSYGEAVRNVMEGLGLINLGWQIKKAKRGNALYIVGSQKTVFVPDGKFITNRSRAVRLLAHELLVHVGRRQNGIPYSLDEEGIGVLAEQLSFTRFMYKRSLRYLAVALGWGVDGNKRDFKQVYELVRLATLIIGFHDKGGASRVAFCETARAFNGGHSDIPGFVLTKDAVYFGANLRLWESLESHMMNVEEFESLIVGTA